The sequence AACTGGCGGGGCGCAAAGCGCCTGGGACGCGGCACCAACGTGGCACTGCTCGCGGTGCTGTTCGTGGGGTCAGCAGCGGCTTTCTGGCCAACGGGACGCCAAACCAACCTATTGGCTGGGTTTGCGCACGAATTTGGCGGGCGGGCGGATGGCTATCCCGGTTTGCAGAAGACCTACGGCCTTCAGATTACCCACCGCCTGCTCGACCAGAACCTGATGTACGAGGCCATCCGAACGAGCAAGGTCGACGTGATCAGTGGCTACTCGACCGATGGGCGCATCCGGGCGTTCGATCTGCGTGTGTTGGACGACGACAAACACGCGTTTCCACCCTATGCCGCCGCCCCGGTCGTGCGCCAGAAAACGCTGGCAACGTACCCAGTCCTCGGCCCGGCGCTCGATTTGCTGGCGGGTCGCCTCTCCGACTCGGTCATGACCGACCTGAATTACCGCGCCGACTACCTGCATCAGTCGCCCGGCCGCATCGCGCGTGAGTTTCTGCAACGAGCGGGCCTGTGGCAGCCGCCAACCGGCGCGCGCACAGGGCAAGTGATCATGGGTTCGAAGGTCTTCACCGAGCAATACATTCTGGCCGAAATCTACCGGCAACTCATCGAGGGGCGTACGCCGTTGCGGGTGGTGCTGAAAACGGGCTTCGGCGGCACTCAACTCTGCTTCGACGCCCTGCGCACCGGGGCCATCGACTTTTACCCGGAATACACCGGCACCGGCCTGCTGGTGATTCTGCAACCGGGCCGCGCCACACTCGATTCAATCGGTAGTGCGCCCGCCGCCGTATATGGGTACGTTCAGCGCCAATTCTTGCAACGCTACGGCCTGCGGTGGGGTCAACCACTCGGGTTCAACAATGCGTATTGCCTGATGATGCGTGAGGCTGACTCCCAGCAACTGGGTATCCAGACCATCTCACAACTGACTAAATACCTGGAACGTTAACCCTTGTTCTGGCCTGGGCGTTCATGTTACCGGACAGCTGAATCGTTGTCGTTCAAGACCTTGCGGCAAACGGCCTAGTTTTTGCTTTTACTATAGTGAAGTACTATAGAATAGGACGAAACCCGGATATTTTACCATCGAACGGCCATGTAAGGTGGCGTTATCTCCCTAGATTTGTCGTATACTAGCTAGTTGCGTTTTACTAACTCATAAATAGTGCATATGAATTGGACGTTTCCCTATCGCCAATTTCTGGGAATTCTTGCGCTGATGATGGCCTTCGTAAGTCATTCGCTGGCGCAAACTATCACTGTTAACCAGAACATTTCGCCCACCACTGGCCTCTGTACCGGCTCTACCGTAACGCTTACGTTCACCACATCAGGTACGTTCACAGCGGGCAACGTGTTCAGACTGGAACGCTCTGAAGCCGATGGCACCTTTCCCGCCTCACCCGTTAGTGTCACCACGTTGACGGCCTCACCAGCCAGCGCCAGCGCTACCAGCCTGTCGATAGCTGGCACGTTGGGTAGCGTTACCTACGGAATAGGCTATCGGTTCCGTATTACGTCAAGTGCCCCGGCGCGCACAAGTACCAACCTGACGAATCCCGTTACGATTGGGACACCGCTGCCCACGACGTCGGGGAATCAACCGAACGGTACGTTTGCTGCCTGTCAGAATAGCGGCTTGTTGTCGTTGACTGCTAACGGCAGCAACCTGTCGTGGTATGAAAATGCGGGTGCTACTACGCCAAATCCCGGCCCTACGTACGGCTTCAGAACCGACGTTACCCCTAACACCTATACGGTCGCTTTTACTCAGACTAGCAGCAGTGGTTGCGTAAGCGGTCGAGCGTCTGTTAATGTACTGATAACGGCGCCGCCCAGCACGACGCCGACCGTAGCCGGTTTGCGGGAATACTGCCCTGGTGCTGGTGGGCAGCTTACAGCCTCTGGTTCAGGTACGTCGTTTCGGTGGATCAACCTAGCGGATAACAGCGCGCAGACGGCGGCAACGATCAACGCCCCATCGACCTCGGGAACGTACAATTTCTCAATTAGTCAATTCAATACAGCCAACGGCGTTACATGCGAAGGGCCTCGTGGCGTGGTTACTATTACGGTCTACAACGTCCCTGACAAACCTAATCTAGAAAAAATTGCCGTCGCGTATTGCCAAGGCGATACCCCGCCAACGCTGTCGGTAACGAATCTGGCAGCTGGCAATAAGCTTACCTGGACTTTCCCGAACAACAGCCAGGTGACTAACACAGGACCAATTTCGGCACCGGCAGTTGTACCGTATTCAGTCTATTCGGTTGTACAAAGCAACACCGCTAATTGTTCCAGTGCGCCCACCAGCGCAACTGTAACGATTAATACACCGCCGGGTAATCCCACATTGAGCACTAGCAACAACGGGCCTTTCTGCCAGTTTTCGGGAACAAACAATGTGCAGTCGATTACGGCCTCCAAAGTAATAGGGGGGAAGGTTTTTTGGTATGATTCTTCCACAGACACGACACCCACCGAAGGCGACAGCTACACCATTTCAACTGTAAATAGCGGCGATATACAGGTTTATTTCCGACAGCAAAGTGACAAGGGATGCTTCAGCAGCGCAACGCCCGTTTCAGCAACTGTGCGCATCAACCCCAAACCTGCTGCGCCAACGGCCATTAGCGCACCGAACAACTACTGTGCGAATGATGCCAGCGCCCAACCTCGTCTGAGTGCCACGCTGTTGAGCGGGGCTACCATCAAGTGGTATAACCTCACGGATAATACAACCTCGGCTGACGCGACTTTAGCGGCCCCCTCCTCCACCAAACGATATCAGGTAACGCAGACGTTGAACAGTTGCGAGAGCGACCGGAGTGACATCGTCACCGTCACGGTAAAAGGCAATCCCGGCACGGCTTCGCTGCGACTGACCAGCGCGACCGCTTTCTGCCAAAACTCAGGCACTGGCAATGTTCAGACCATTACCGCCGCTGGTGATGCAAACGCGGTCATCGAATGGTACCCGAACCTAACGACTTCTGCCCCTCTTTCTGCTTCAGGAAACAGTTTTACTGTTTCGACCGCCACAGCAGAGCCTGACCCACTAGTTTATTTTCAGCAGCGCGTCGATGGCTGCGCCAGCACCCGTATCTCTCGCGCCATTACCATCAACCCAACGCCCGCCAAACCGTCGGTCAGCCAATCGTATTCAGTCTGTTTGAATGCTCAGGCCGAGACGTTGAGCAATGTATCTACCGGGCAGGGGCTGAGGTGGTTTGAAGGCAATACCGAACGGTCAGGTACGTATCGTCCAGCTACAAGCACAGTAGGTACGTCGACAACTTTTGCCGTGACTCAGACCATCAACGGTTGCGAAGGGCTAGCCGAAACGCTTCGGTTAACCGTGTATGGTCTGCCCGACAAGCCGACGGCCGTCAACTACAATTACTGCTCCGCACAGGCACCGGTAACGCTGTCGGCCTCAGGAAGCGCCATCCGCTGGTACACACAGGCGGGTGGGTTTCTGGCCCCGGGCAGCACGTATCCAGCCCCTAATACTGCTAATACATACAATTACAAAGTCACCCAGACCGACGCCCGAAATTGCCAGAGTGACTTCTTGGACGTGGCTGTAGTCGTGCGCCCGACGCCTGGTGCGCCCGGCTTGCCCAACCCGAACCCAATTTTCTGCCAGACGCGCAGTGCCCAGCCATTAGCCGCAACGGGCGAGAATCTCGTCTGGACAGATGCTTCAGGCAATGCGCTACCCGGCGCGCCCACGCCATCGACGAGCGGCCTGGGTACACAGCGCTTCTATGTGACACAGACCAACAGCGCCAGTTGCACCAGCACCACAGCGCTGGTATCGGTGACGATTAATGCCGTACCTGGGCAACCCACATTTACAACGCCGCGCCAGTATTGTTCGGGTGAAACCGCCGATTTACTGGTGGCCAACGGGCAGGATCTGCGCTGGTATGATGTGGCTAGCGGTGGCACCGGCAGCACGAACGCCATTCGGCCCAACACGTCGCCCAACCCCAGCGACGTGACGGCCGTCCGGACCTACTACGTGACGCAAACCGTCGGCTCCTGCGAAAGCGACCGCCGCGAAATTCCGGTGACGATCAAACGGAAACCCGGCCTGCCCGGCAACGTACCTGGCAATCCCGAATTCTGCCGGACTTACGGCGCGCCAACATTATCAGCAACGACCGAAAACGGCGCCAGCCTAATTTGGGTGGTCGATGGCCGTGATACCCCCAATGCCCCCACCGCCCCTAACGACCGCGTGGGTACCTATAGCTACGCCGTTGCCCAGACGCTGAATGGTTGCCGGAGCGACAACGCCCCCTTTACAGTACGGGTGAAAGATACGCCGGGGCAGCCGGGCGTGAGCCTCTTCACGCTCTGTCAGGGCGGTCCGTCGCGGCAGTTGAGCGTACAGGGCGAGCGGCCTAAGTATTACGACGCCAACAACAACCTGCTGAACGACAACCCAACGCCCAGCACCGCGCAGGTTACGACGATCGTTTACAAAGTAAGCCAGACCAACAGCGAAGGCTGCGAAAGCCCGAAGGTCGACTACCCCGTCATCGTTTACGCCGTGCCTGCGCCGCCAACCGTGCGCGATCTGCAATACTGTCTCGTGCAGCGCGACCAGCCCCAACAGGACATTAAGCCACTTACCGCTGAAGGTGCTAATATCCGCTGGTACAATTCAGACAATACCGCGCTCGGCGGAGCGCCCAATCCGCAGCCTGATGGCCTGCGCACCGAGCGGTATTTCGTGACCCAGACCGTCAACAATTGCCAGAGTAACAACGCTACGGTAACCGTCCGGATCGTGACCACACCGACGCCGATTCTGGCGACGTCACTGCTGACCTACTGCCGCAACGACGTGTCGCGTCCTATCGACGTGACGGCCGCCAGCGGGTCAACGCTCTTCTGGGTCGATCCGAACGGATTTGTGAGCACGCAGACGCCCACGCCTCCCACGCTAAACGCCACCAAAGGCGGCGAGACCTATCAGGTCTATGCACAGGGTAGCAATGGCTGTTTCAGTTCACGGGCCACGGTTGGGCTGGTTGTCAACACCAACCCGACGCTTAGCCTGTTTGGCTCCACGACGGTCAACTACGGCCTGACGGCCCAACTCACGCTGCGGTTTACCAGCCAGCCGCCTTATTCGTTTACGCTCTCCGATGGCACCACCGGTACAACGACCGACTCGGTGTTCCGGCAGACGGTGAAGCCCCTGCGCACGACGATCTATCAGGTAGCCAGCGTCTCGAACGTCTGTGGCATCGGGCTATCGGGTAACCCGGCAACGGCGACCGTGTTCGTCAATATCCCGACGATCACGACGCAGGCACTGGCAGGATCGACCAGCTTCTGTGCAGGCACTAACCTGTCGGTCGCCTTCTCAACCGCAGGTACGTTCAACCAGGGCAACCGATTCAAGGTGCAGATTGCCGATTCGACCGCAAAAGTCTACACCGATATCTCGGCCGAAAGCGCGACAAGTCCCATCACCGCCACGATTCCGTCGGCGTTTAAAGGTGGACCATACTTTATCCGGGTGCTGGCCACTAACCCCGGCGCCGAAGTGCCCGGCGAACGCAGCCCGACCATCTTGACGGTAAAAGGGTTGCCATCTGCTGTACTGACTGGTACACAGGATGTGTTTGAGACGTACCCAGCCAGCCTGAGCATCGCGTTGGCTGGCGATAGTCCCTGGGCCATCACCTATACGGTTGATGGTGGTCCACCCAGCACCATTAGCACTAACGCGAATCCGCATATTCTGACCTTCCAGCCGACCAAAAACACCACCTACATGCTGACCTCGGTCACCAACAACTGTGGTTCGGGACCAGTGTCGGGCACGGCGGTTGTGACGGTGTTGCCCCTGCTGGCGGTGGAAGACCCACTCACGGGCGCGCTCTCGCTCTATCCCGTCCCCACCCAAAACGTGCTGACGGTTTCGATTGATCTGCCGCTTACGGTTCAACAGCCCGCCGAGCTGATGCTGAGTGATTTCAACGGCCGCCCGGTATTGAGCCGCACCACCGAAAATCGCCAGACCCAGCTCGACCTGAGTCAGCAGCCAGCCGGTATCTACCTACTGAGCGTGCAGGTTGGCGATCGGCGCGTCGTCAAAAAAGTGATGAAACTGTAAAGCAAGTCTAGAAAGTAAACAGGACACGGAGTGCAGAGTCTGGAAAGTCGTTTGTGTATTGCTTTACGCATATGAAACGGCCTTCCAGACTCTGCACTTCTTTTTTCTGCGACTTTCCCCACTTTTACGTTTATGTTTTCCGATGACTATTTCATGGCTATGGCATTGACCCTGGCCGAAGAAGCGGGCGAAGCGGGTGAGATCCCGGTGGGTGCGGTTGTGGTTGCGCGAAACCGTATCATCGGAAAAGGGCGTAATCAAACCGAGCAGTTGACCGACGTAACGGCCCACGCCGAAATGCTGGCGATTACGGCGGCGGCCCAAACCCTAGGCGGTAAATACCTCACCGACTGCACCCTCTACGTGACCCTCGAACCCTGCGTGATGTGTGCGGGCGCGCTTTTCTGGGCGCAGATTGGCCGCATCGTGATTGGCGCCGATGACCCCAAACGCGGATACTCACGCCTGCAGCCTTCGCCACTGCACCCCAAAACCCGAATCGAGACGGGTATCCTGGCCGACGAGTGCCGGGCGTTGTTGACGAACTTTTTCGGCCGTCTAAGAACATAAACCAGAAGGGCCGTGTTAGTTCCGATGAGTTGCGCTAGTGCCTTAAGGTGCTTTTGGCCAACATGAATCGTCAAACCTTAAACCGTGCCGGCGTACCGGTTATACACAGTTTTATGGCTTTTGTATTAGACCCGCTGCCCTACCCGAGCGATGCGCTCGAACCGAACATCGACAAGCAGACCATGGAGATCCACCATGGCAAACACCATAACGCGTACGTAACGAACCTCAACAACGCGATCGCAGGGACCGAAATGGAAAACCTATCGATTGATGAACTGGTCGCTAACGTAAGCAAATACCCCGTAGCCGTTCGGAACAATGGCGGCGGTCACTTCAACCACACCCTTTTCTGGAATATCCTCTCGGCAAATGGCGGTGGTCAGCCTACCGGTCAGCTTGCCGAGGCAATCAACCAGAAATTTGGCTCGTTTGATGCGTTCAAAGAAGAGTTTACCAAGGCTGCCACCACGCGTTTCGGCTCAGGCTGGGCGTGGCTGATCGTGACACCTGCCGGTGAACTGGCCGTTACGTCGACCCCCAATCAGGATAACCCGTTGATGGACGTGGCTGATACAAAAGGCACGCCCATTATTGGCCTCGACGTGTGGGAACACGCCTATTACCTCAAATACCAGAACAAGCGTCCTGATTATATCGCCGCTTTCTGGAACGTAGTTGACTGGAATGCTGCCGAGGCCGCTTACCAGAAAGCCAAAGCAGCCTAGCACGAACCCTGTAAAAGGAAGCATGTAAAATGAGCTAGTCGAAAAAAATGACTAAAAACCTCGTTCTACATGCTTCATTTTACATTTTTCATTAAATTTGCACTCCCAAACACACGGTGGTTGTAGCTCAGTTGGTTAGAGCGTCGGATTGTGGTTCCGAAGGTCGCGGGTTCGAGCCCCGTCTCCCACCCCCAAAGTCCTGGCAGTTTTGTCGGGACTTTTTTGTTATTGACTAAGCTCTGTTGTGCGTTACGAAAAGCCGATAACGATCGTTCTGGTGCTAGCTTACATAGCGGGTTTGGTGGGGCTGCACGTCCCGGCGGTGGCCCCCCTGTTTAAGCTGCTCACGCCCCTCAACCTGCTGGGTACGTTGGCGGCGTTACTTTATTTTCATACCGACTGGCAGCGTTCCTTTTATTTCTACATCGCCCTGGCCGTCCTCACCGGCTTTTTCGTGGAAGTGCTGGGCGTCGAAACGGGTTACATTTTTGGTGGCCCCTATGCTTACGGCGCCGGGCTTGGCCCCAAGGTACTCGGGGTACCGCCGGTTATCGGCATCAACTGGCTTGTGTTGACGTATGCCTTTGGCTCGATTTGCGAACGACTGCCCTGGCGCATCTACATCAAAACAGCGATTGCAGCTACCGGTATGGTCGCGCTCGATCTCCTCATTGAGCCGGTAGCCATTCATCTCGATTTCTGGACCTGGTTCGGCCGGCCGATACCTATTCAAAATTACGTAGGCTGGTGGCTGGTGGCGGCCGTGTTACTAAGCATCTGGTATGGCCTGCCTTTTCGTAAGGAGAATCGCCTGGCTGGTCTACTAATTGGTCTACAGCTTTTCTTCTTCGCAGGTAACCTACTTCTGCTTCAACTGACAAAATGATTGAACAAACTAGCCTTCCACTAAGTTGTTCATAGAAAAAACGTACATAAACGGTTGATTCTATAGGTCGCTATTGTAAAAGTTTGACCTGCTGATTAGCTTAGACGTTGCATTCTCGTATAAAGGGCAAAAAGTAGTTAAAATCGTTTGCTCTACGCTCCTCTCTCTCCATAGTGCACCGTTCTATAATCCGACTGCCCCATGAGTAATTACTCGATAAAAGATTTAGAGCAGCTTTCTGGCATCAAAGCCCATACGTTGCGGATCTGGGAGCATCGTTACAATATCATTTCGCCCAAACGAACGGATACCAACATTCGCACGTACGATGATCAGGATCTCAAGCTTGTCCTGAACATCTCGTTATTGAAGGATCACGGCTATAAAATCTCAGAGATTTCAAAGCTGTCGGTTGAGGAGATGTATCAGGAGGTCATCAAGATCTCCGATAAGCAACTTAATTACCCCGATCAGATTCACGCGCTGACGATTTCGATGATCGACCTTGATGAAGATCGGTTCGAGAAAATCATTAGCACCAACATCCTGCAATTCGGCTTCGAGAACACGATGATCCACATCATCTACCCGTTCCTAAGCCGTATAGGTACGTTGTGGGTAACGGGGTCGATT comes from Fibrella aestuarina BUZ 2 and encodes:
- a CDS encoding ABC transporter permease/substrate-binding protein produces the protein MLPFLRDNWPKLLDLTLTHIGLTIGSLLLALLIGLPLGTLIAKRRRSATVVLGVAGVLQTVPSIALLGVLIPLLGIGAGPALAALFLYALLPIIRNTYVGITEVNPNTTEAARGMGMTDRQVLWQVELPLALPVIFAGIRTAAVVNVGVATLAAYVAAGGLGEFIFGGIALNNTPMILAGAIPAALLAVLFDATLAQLQRVNWRGAKRLGRGTNVALLAVLFVGSAAAFWPTGRQTNLLAGFAHEFGGRADGYPGLQKTYGLQITHRLLDQNLMYEAIRTSKVDVISGYSTDGRIRAFDLRVLDDDKHAFPPYAAAPVVRQKTLATYPVLGPALDLLAGRLSDSVMTDLNYRADYLHQSPGRIAREFLQRAGLWQPPTGARTGQVIMGSKVFTEQYILAEIYRQLIEGRTPLRVVLKTGFGGTQLCFDALRTGAIDFYPEYTGTGLLVILQPGRATLDSIGSAPAAVYGYVQRQFLQRYGLRWGQPLGFNNAYCLMMREADSQQLGIQTISQLTKYLER
- a CDS encoding T9SS type A sorting domain-containing protein → MNWTFPYRQFLGILALMMAFVSHSLAQTITVNQNISPTTGLCTGSTVTLTFTTSGTFTAGNVFRLERSEADGTFPASPVSVTTLTASPASASATSLSIAGTLGSVTYGIGYRFRITSSAPARTSTNLTNPVTIGTPLPTTSGNQPNGTFAACQNSGLLSLTANGSNLSWYENAGATTPNPGPTYGFRTDVTPNTYTVAFTQTSSSGCVSGRASVNVLITAPPSTTPTVAGLREYCPGAGGQLTASGSGTSFRWINLADNSAQTAATINAPSTSGTYNFSISQFNTANGVTCEGPRGVVTITVYNVPDKPNLEKIAVAYCQGDTPPTLSVTNLAAGNKLTWTFPNNSQVTNTGPISAPAVVPYSVYSVVQSNTANCSSAPTSATVTINTPPGNPTLSTSNNGPFCQFSGTNNVQSITASKVIGGKVFWYDSSTDTTPTEGDSYTISTVNSGDIQVYFRQQSDKGCFSSATPVSATVRINPKPAAPTAISAPNNYCANDASAQPRLSATLLSGATIKWYNLTDNTTSADATLAAPSSTKRYQVTQTLNSCESDRSDIVTVTVKGNPGTASLRLTSATAFCQNSGTGNVQTITAAGDANAVIEWYPNLTTSAPLSASGNSFTVSTATAEPDPLVYFQQRVDGCASTRISRAITINPTPAKPSVSQSYSVCLNAQAETLSNVSTGQGLRWFEGNTERSGTYRPATSTVGTSTTFAVTQTINGCEGLAETLRLTVYGLPDKPTAVNYNYCSAQAPVTLSASGSAIRWYTQAGGFLAPGSTYPAPNTANTYNYKVTQTDARNCQSDFLDVAVVVRPTPGAPGLPNPNPIFCQTRSAQPLAATGENLVWTDASGNALPGAPTPSTSGLGTQRFYVTQTNSASCTSTTALVSVTINAVPGQPTFTTPRQYCSGETADLLVANGQDLRWYDVASGGTGSTNAIRPNTSPNPSDVTAVRTYYVTQTVGSCESDRREIPVTIKRKPGLPGNVPGNPEFCRTYGAPTLSATTENGASLIWVVDGRDTPNAPTAPNDRVGTYSYAVAQTLNGCRSDNAPFTVRVKDTPGQPGVSLFTLCQGGPSRQLSVQGERPKYYDANNNLLNDNPTPSTAQVTTIVYKVSQTNSEGCESPKVDYPVIVYAVPAPPTVRDLQYCLVQRDQPQQDIKPLTAEGANIRWYNSDNTALGGAPNPQPDGLRTERYFVTQTVNNCQSNNATVTVRIVTTPTPILATSLLTYCRNDVSRPIDVTAASGSTLFWVDPNGFVSTQTPTPPTLNATKGGETYQVYAQGSNGCFSSRATVGLVVNTNPTLSLFGSTTVNYGLTAQLTLRFTSQPPYSFTLSDGTTGTTTDSVFRQTVKPLRTTIYQVASVSNVCGIGLSGNPATATVFVNIPTITTQALAGSTSFCAGTNLSVAFSTAGTFNQGNRFKVQIADSTAKVYTDISAESATSPITATIPSAFKGGPYFIRVLATNPGAEVPGERSPTILTVKGLPSAVLTGTQDVFETYPASLSIALAGDSPWAITYTVDGGPPSTISTNANPHILTFQPTKNTTYMLTSVTNNCGSGPVSGTAVVTVLPLLAVEDPLTGALSLYPVPTQNVLTVSIDLPLTVQQPAELMLSDFNGRPVLSRTTENRQTQLDLSQQPAGIYLLSVQVGDRRVVKKVMKL
- a CDS encoding nucleoside deaminase encodes the protein MFSDDYFMAMALTLAEEAGEAGEIPVGAVVVARNRIIGKGRNQTEQLTDVTAHAEMLAITAAAQTLGGKYLTDCTLYVTLEPCVMCAGALFWAQIGRIVIGADDPKRGYSRLQPSPLHPKTRIETGILADECRALLTNFFGRLRT
- a CDS encoding superoxide dismutase; this encodes MAFVLDPLPYPSDALEPNIDKQTMEIHHGKHHNAYVTNLNNAIAGTEMENLSIDELVANVSKYPVAVRNNGGGHFNHTLFWNILSANGGGQPTGQLAEAINQKFGSFDAFKEEFTKAATTRFGSGWAWLIVTPAGELAVTSTPNQDNPLMDVADTKGTPIIGLDVWEHAYYLKYQNKRPDYIAAFWNVVDWNAAEAAYQKAKAA
- a CDS encoding carotenoid biosynthesis protein, with the protein product MLAYIAGLVGLHVPAVAPLFKLLTPLNLLGTLAALLYFHTDWQRSFYFYIALAVLTGFFVEVLGVETGYIFGGPYAYGAGLGPKVLGVPPVIGINWLVLTYAFGSICERLPWRIYIKTAIAATGMVALDLLIEPVAIHLDFWTWFGRPIPIQNYVGWWLVAAVLLSIWYGLPFRKENRLAGLLIGLQLFFFAGNLLLLQLTK